Genomic window (Drosophila ananassae strain 14024-0371.13 chromosome 3L, ASM1763931v2, whole genome shotgun sequence):
ACCAAGGCGGCGTGATCCTAGTGGATGATAAGAACATGCCAATCGTATCCAGCACCAATGGCATTGTGCCGAGTGTCTCGAGCGTGAGCGGAGTGCCCTCCACTTCTGTGGGTGTTGGCGTGACTGGCGTAGGTGCTGGTGTGGGAGTCGGTGGCGTTGGAGTGACGAATGGCATGGACATGGCCTTCGGCTTGAACATGGCCACAAATCCGCTGAATGTGGCTTCCTCAACAGTGCGCCGTCCGTTGCTGCGCGACAACAGTTTCCGGATCCCATCGCCCATCATGCAGCCGCGCGGCGGCAGCGCTTGTGGAATGTCCAATGCCGCTCTGGACTGGGAACTAAACGGACTGCGCAGCTCCCCGGGACTACACTTTAGTGCACCACGAACCACACAGGCCATTCCCGGCTGCATGGATCTAGTCAAGGTGCGAAACTCCAACGCTCTTTCCCTATCCTTTGCCACCGAAGGACACGAGGACGGGCAGGTGAGCCGCCCGTGGGGCTTGTGCGTGGACAAAATGGGGCATGTGCTAGTGTCGGATCGACGAAACAATCGAGTTCAAGTGTTTAATCCCGACGGATCGCTAAAGTTCAAGTTTGGAAGGAAGGGCGTAGGCAACGGCGAATTCGATCTGCCCGCTGGAATCTGTGTGGACGTGGATAACCGCATCATTGTGGTGGACAAGGACAACCACCGCGTCCAGATCTTCACTGCCAGCGGCGTCTTCCTGCTCAAATTCGGCAGCTACGGCAAGGAGTACGGCCAGTTCCAGTATCCATGGGACGTGGCTGTCAACTCTCGCCGTCAGATTGTAGTCACAGATTCGCGCAACCATCGCATCCAGCAGTTTGATTCCGAGGGCCGGTTCATCCGCCAAATTGTGTTCGACAACCATGGGCAGACAAAGGGCATCGCCTCGCCACGAGGCGTTTGCTACACACCCACGGGCAACATTATCGTTTCCGACTTTGACAACCACTGCCTCTACCTGATCGATCCCGACATCAATGACGTGAGTAGTGGCTCTATTTTGAGGAGACAATCAGGTGCTAATGGATatctttttgatttattttagatactGTCCGTGAAGGGACACGAGGGCTCGGGCTTCCATGAGTTCAATCGGCCCTCGGGCCTGTGCTGTGACGACGAAGGTCGCATTATAGTGGCCGATTCCAAGAATCAACGCATCCTGGTCTTCAACCAGAACCTGGACTTTATGTGGGATGTAAGTGTGTGCTGGATATTCTTGTTTTCACTTTActaatatttctattttttagaTTGAGGTGCGTCCCTCCATAAATCCGCTGATGCCACCCACCCTGGACGAGAAGGATCGCACCTGCGACGTGGCCCTTATGCCAGACGGTCGGATTGTATTCCTCATTGAACTATCGCCAGACTCCAAAGAAGGGTCTAACCCTTACAAGCGGTTTGTGCACGTATTCTAAATTAGCGAGTGCCGATCTTTTTTTAGACCATTTACAAGAGCTAAGCATTAGCGTATAGACGATATCCAGATAAGATATATGGATGGAAAATGGAGAACAGGTGCAGACAGATGCAGAttcagatgcagatgcagaaaATCAGAATTGATTGTACGGAAATTAGCGAAAATTTTTAGCTTAAGTGCTACAACGATTACCTCGATATTGCTTAAGAGTTACGGTTACAATTTGGTAATTTACAATACAATACGAATTACACATATGTATTAATAGATATCTATATCTATGCACATATGCATATAATCTAGCGAATATACAAAAAAGCCCGAAAACAACCAACTAGAACTAAACACAAAATGGAAAGTATAAGGAGGGGGTGACTACAGAGTGGGAACGTGGTTGAGTATATTGGGTATGATTAGGAGATATAATAGCCATAGGATCCGAAGGCATACAGTAGAGTTAACGAACCTAGTAAAAGATAAACGCAAATAGGGAAACTCAACCATTTACTAGATGAAAATATTCTTACCTGTTAGTTAGACTGAAAGGCAGTTTGCTAGCTGATATAAGGATTTGGGGGAAtggtatttcgttttttttttttatggggTTGCTT
Coding sequences:
- the LOC6496515 gene encoding protein wech, translated to MMELLSNNSVPQQMASSNAPSANGVANGSSTANGSGGGSISSNASNSSERLLAGILESFPSWDLNVGLLPNMGQSSPPRTDFFINNFLGGLDTHGDFSMGPIGSGARSNPKMSPESSNNSSISCGWCEVSASIRCLECNEFMCNDCLREHRNSPLSSNHSIVSLPTPIGASPTGGSSANAHTPPSGNFICDIHNEMLRYVCDYCRKLVCQCCTLHEHKEHSYASIQSFMVGSKGKLETAIESSQVGTRCIKSSIDKALAFIRLIERNCSELSDNIRKAFRQFIIAIEDRERFLLDFVEKLRQRRLAILHDQMAGLKSALAGLSETSDMLSKVADNACNLDQIEIAMKLTNGQRQMEQFAGIYKDLQPKQEVFAFAPPDYSLLQDIRNQGGVILVDDKNMPIVSSTNGIVPSVSSVSGVPSTSVGVGVTGVGAGVGVGGVGVTNGMDMAFGLNMATNPLNVASSTVRRPLLRDNSFRIPSPIMQPRGGSACGMSNAALDWELNGLRSSPGLHFSAPRTTQAIPGCMDLVKVRNSNALSLSFATEGHEDGQVSRPWGLCVDKMGHVLVSDRRNNRVQVFNPDGSLKFKFGRKGVGNGEFDLPAGICVDVDNRIIVVDKDNHRVQIFTASGVFLLKFGSYGKEYGQFQYPWDVAVNSRRQIVVTDSRNHRIQQFDSEGRFIRQIVFDNHGQTKGIASPRGVCYTPTGNIIVSDFDNHCLYLIDPDINDILSVKGHEGSGFHEFNRPSGLCCDDEGRIIVADSKNQRILVFNQNLDFMWDIEVRPSINPLMPPTLDEKDRTCDVALMPDGRIVFLIELSPDSKEGSNPYKRFVHVF